One window of the Perca flavescens isolate YP-PL-M2 chromosome 5, PFLA_1.0, whole genome shotgun sequence genome contains the following:
- the si:ch211-225b11.4 gene encoding thyroid adenoma-associated protein homolog, translated as MSDVFPSRSAVTAGPVAVRRDGWKTGQHNDLMTSLKDCVITEDQESENGSHTLRLFFDKLSESSRSSVKRCKERCLEEAVQLLRQLSEAQLHVLEESRLLLLVRLLISMQLQMVNISTACRKVDQMLQHLAKVDHPMVFRETHHCLQSIVHTDQVLSFEDLQRACMFLEDSAVGREVWRESFLSFLNKLSELFPVVLQQESLRDGPLCYIAVKVCLQIFQLLSSDVAPLVWDKEHMGPAVQKILQALMDIILGQCCNRDTRLLAGTAVAMLINTASESRAGEAAAWSLLQVSHLEPWLLTVGALQAQCCPTGKDGVDRLAVSRGLLTCCRPHILLSSHLDATEMCLLLKGLFPLVYALCEEKLDCHYFAFEALTLWLKKVKECLADIWKMTGVRLLSVDSSLQQELIHIIWTNAESPVEGVSEFVRIAFCLLLDLYEMDCEQFCDTKKTLYFTLLQQIIKLPCEAKAKYHRLCALLPYLGTDMVLDQYAELPNHLLKGLSTNHLSPCGSELYKCLIQQQRRELCEGSLKSTSHTELELANQWARRWRPVLYKALTSNVTLLQNNSSTHLLPCTFQVFPSAVDPLLASLDLSAPGHLHAWACIMSAYRATTGGSPWALQGSSTVETLQLALGSADDKVRLAALNLLCCSPKTKDTPTTEEMSIMRMFIPQNLNCESSPFRQHFQAGVKRFLVRIRDGCLAHVRGQKGKKKGDGKNSERDQDILEQGIGFVEWLVQIPYSYLAPGHSYQRKKTALLLLSAVLETCTDTWRPDKKKGQPPANMASLINCARQRAQWDFVCRTKQLVLISCLEDSTNEIRELSAALLLRFFPHSFPDDIAAVLLTRTKQLLCSPRVQEAQMGALMMKVLFQKSQDQPDACRLSSNITVSGGSHPKAPCMVRFLVKELEEHYLTAKADMMLAARTKPIHAVLSALQRCLLEAPSSVSDTLDHSLTVDLLVLLESMSLLLLGVLYGDRDACATEKDAPPSFCDMGNAINSLIAQESRGGRGDGEECVLLSEEHSLVLTCCWVSLKEIGIFLGSLVEKILTESKSSKCLLTKEDLTKASKVFKNILLKCRHWGAVEGCCAGFTKFCASLLSSNDPELRDIPAHMLKQGLQVVRSPRSTSVTRRAAGLPMLILCVVSAEEASKARPLLAHSMQVLLETAKTPLPEDWDQTLDLPQVCAVHTLQALVRGSGLGVAVLQFAPAVAILSLTLLSSPCWAMRNAALQLYSSLCSRMLGQRPSSEEGGSTQHCMSPLSFFFHYPGLQLFLLGELKGAAQDLQGPPNEAKLHLQPSLFPVLTLLAQLQPGVQDLTETLSDFLPPLLQLSASPIYSVRVMASKALVAMTPPSEYMNILIKLTAQLPSPQERCYHNRLHGQLLQIKAILKRALCTVSGPSADLCEVLRRVDTSVWLVTEAQRCPLVRAAYLGVADSLRRFCCETYLSKLSDTLVHDLQTPQQELQVGLPSFHQQAIHFLCADLNWACQIWDNFSAASPDLRLSLVTWVVDGWDSQQTGLREVIQRVLQSNLREALLSHSVEYRRTYLAALVAVMAGGDTTLHQHLPQSTPLEEPVLPECLDLLLGDLEDQRGGPEFLSQALYAASLLLSQCSDSSLKISVFQRWCSVLECHRSPDAPEVLRMACAEALCVAGVPLMSRSTPPAIMIRSINTGLYLLQDQSQQVRMKAACFTSLLRHARKGESQRSVYLMQVNQALPLLLDLLLEECWDTPGTLEVLLCHLPQPDLRSVLREASEPTGCSSLYEQDEANVFAEPSVMCAHVLPYLLQMAEKSSESSAVARSLSAWAEESAAQVLDSLRVCKELQPAETLTTAWLALLVDPRFHGTLCSLFTRAAFLLRLLKTSDDVRHLYDPSALHMTLQEVCSLLSPNGVHFPSAVTAAVAGELPQ; from the exons ATGTCGGATGTGTTTCCGAGCAGAAGTGCAGTGACTGCTGGTCCAGTTGCAGTGAGACGGGACGGCTGGAAAACTGGTCAACATAACG ATCTGATGACAAGTCTGAAAGACTGTGTGATCACCGAGGATCAAGAATCTGAAAATGGCAGCCACACATTAAGGctcttttttgacaaactatcaGAATCCTCCAG GAGTAGTGTGAAAAGATGTAAGGAGCGCTGCTTAGAGGAGGCTGTCCAGCTGCTGCGACAACTTTCAGAGGCTCAGCTTCATGTTTTGGAGGAGAGTCGTCTCCTGCTTCTTGTCAGACTCCTCATCTCCATGCAACTGCAGATGGTCAACATCTCCACAGCCTGTCGTAAAGTGGACCAG ATGTTGCAACATTTGGCAAAGGTGGACCACCCAATGGTTTTTAGAGAAACCCATCATTGTTTGCAATCTATAGTCCATACCGACCAG GTATTGTCTTTTGAGGATCTGCAGAGAG cttgtaTGTTCCTGGAAGACAGCGCTGTTGGTCGTGAGGTGTGGCGAGAGTCATTCCTGTCTTTTCTGAATAAATTGTCAGAGTTATTCCCGGTTGTATTGCAACAAGAATCCCTGAGAGATGGGCCACTGTGTTACATTGCTGTCAAG GTGTGTTTGCAAATTTTCCAGCTGTTGTCCAGTGACGTGGCTCCTCTAGTGTGGGACAAGGAACACATGGGCCCAGCAGTGCAGAAGATCCTGCAGGCTCTTATGGACATAATACTTGGACAG TGCTGCAACAGGGACACTCGTCTTTTGGCAGGCACTGCTGTGGCCATGCTCATCAACAcagcatcagagagcagagctGGAGAAGCTGCTGCCTGGAGTCTGCTACAAGTCTCTCACTTAG AGCCCTGGCTGCTGACTGTTGGTGCTCTCCAGGCACAGTGCTGCCCTACAGGGAAGGACGGAGTGGACAGGCTGGCTGTGAGCAGGGGCCTCCTGACATGCTGTCGACCTCACATCTTGCTCAGTTCACATTTGGATGCCACAGAA ATGTGCTTACTGCTGAAAGGCTTGTTTCCTCTGGTCTATGCTTTGTGTGAGGAGAAGCTGGATTGTCACTACTTTGCCTTTGAAG CATTAACACTGTGGCTGAAGAAAGTGAAAGAATGCCTGGCTGATATCTGGAAGATGACGGGAGTTCGCCTTCTCTCTGTCGACAGCAGCCTACAGCAAGAGCTTATTCACATTATATGGACCAATGCAGAAAGTCCA GTGGAAGGTGTGTCAGAGTTTGTGCGCATTGCCTTTTGTCTGCTGCTGGACCTCTATGAGATGGACTGTGAGCAGTTTTGTGACACAAAGAAGACTCTTTATTTTACTCTACTTCAGCAAATAATCAAACTACCCTGTGAAGCCAAAGCCAAATATCATCGCCTTTGTGCCCTGCTGCCTTATTTGGGTACTGACATG GTGCTGGATCAATATGCTGAATTACCCAATCATCTCCTGAAGGGCTTGTCAACCAATCATCTGTCACCATGTGGATCGGAGCTTTACAAGTGTCTGATccagcagcagagacgagaGCTATGTGAAGGTTCACTGAAGTCCACGTCCCACACTGAGCTGGAGCTGGCCAATCAGTGGGCGAGGCGTTGGCGGCCCGTCCTTTATAAGGCGCTAACGTCTAATGTGACTCTTCTACAGAACAATAGCTCAACACACTTATTACCCTGCACCTTTCAAGTCTTCCCCTCTGCTGTGGATCCTCTGCTGGCCTCTCTGGACTTATCAGCCCCTGGACACCTCCACGCCTGGGCCTGCATCATGAGCGCCTATCGAGCCACGACTGGAGGCTCTCCCTGGGCTCTGCAGGGTAGCTCAACCGTTGAAACCCTCCAGCTTGCTCTAGGATCTGCGGATGACAAAGTCCGTCTCGCTGCTCTCAACCTACTCTGCTGCAGCCCTAAGACCAAAGACACTCCAACCACTGAGGAGATGTCAATAATGAGGATGTTTATTCCTCAGAACCTGAACTGCGAGTCCTCACCTTTTCGCCAACATTTTCAGGCCGGAGTGAAGAGGTTTCTGGTTCGTATCAGAGACGGCTGCTTGGCACATGTCAGAGGACAAAAGGGCAAAAAGAAAGGAGATGGCAAAAACTCAGAGAGGGATCAGGACATACTGGAGCAGGGAATAG GGTTTGTGGAATGGTTGGTTCAGATTCCATACAGCTATCTGGCACCAGGACACAGTTATCAGAGGAAGAAGACTGCGTTGCTGTTGCTGTCTGCAGTGCTGGAGACCTGCACAGACACCTGGAGGCCGGACAAAAAGAAGGGACAACCTCCAG CGAATATGGCGTCTCTTATTAACTGTGCCAGACAAAGAGCACAGTGGGATTTCGTCTGCAGGACAAAACAGCTGGTCCTCATCAGCTGTTTAGAAGATTCTACAAATGAG atTCGGGAGCTCTCAGCTGCGTTACTGTTGAGGTTTTTCCCACACAGTTTTCCAGATGACATCGCTGCAGTGCTGCTCACGCGAACCAAACAGCTTCTGTGCAGTCCTCGGGTGCAGGAGGCTCAGATGGGAGCACTGATGATGAAGGTCCTCTTTCAGAA ATCACAAGACCAGCCTGACGCTTGCAGGCTGAGCAGTAACATAACTGTCAGTGGTGGAAGTCACCCCAAGGCCCCCTGCATGGTCAGATTCCTGgtgaaggagctggaggagcACTATCTGACAGCCAAGGCTGACATGATGCTTGCTGCCAGAACCAAGCCTATACATG CTGTTCTAAGTGCCCTCCAGAGGTGTTTGCTTGAGGCACCCAGCAGTGTGTCAGACACACTTGACCACAGTTTGACCGTTGACTTGCTGGTCCTGCTGGAGAGTATGTCTCTACTGCTGCTGGGTGTTCTGTATGGAGACCGGGATGCTTGTGCCACTGAAAAGG ATGCCCCCCCTTCTTTTTGTGATATGGGAAACGCCATCAACTCTCTGATAGCCCAAGAGTCTAGAGGAGGCCGGGGGGATGGAGAGGAGTGTGTCCTGCTATCTGAGGAGCACAGCCTCGTTCTCACCTGCTGCTGGGTCTCCCTCAAG GAAATAGGAATCTTCTTAGGCTCTCTGGTGGAGAAAATTCTCACTGAATCCAAATCCAGCAAGTGCCTCCTAACAAAAGAGGATCTAACAAAGGCATCAAAAGTGTTCAAAAATATTCTTCTCAAATGTCGTCACTGG GGGGCAGTAGAGGGATGCTGTGCAGGTTTTACCAAGTTCTGTGCCTCTTTATTGAGCAGCAATGATCCAGAGCTTAGGGATATCCCAGCCCACATGCTGAAACAA GGATTGCAGGTTGTGCGGTCCCCTCGTTCTACCTCTGTGACCCGGCGGGCTGCAGGGTTGCCTATGCTCATCCTGTGCGTTGTGTCAGCAGAGGAGGCCAGTAAAGCAAGACCACTGTTAGCCCACAGTATGCAAGTCTTACTGGAGACAGCCAAAACCCCTCTACCCGAGGACTGGGACCAAACACTGGACCTGCCACAG GTGTGTGCGGTTCACACTCTGCAGGCCCTGGTTCGTGGTTCTGGTCTGGGAGTAGCTGTTCTTCAGTTTGCTCCGGCTGTAGCCATCTTATCACTCACTCTGCTCAGTTCTCCCTGCTGGGCCATGAGGAATGCTGCTCTGCAACTTTACA GTTCTCTGTGCTCGCGAATGCTCGGCCAGCGGCCCAGCAGTGAAGAGGGTGGCTCCACCCAGCACTGCATGTCCCCGCTTTCCTTCTTCTTCCACTACCCTGGGCTCCAGCTCTTCCTCCTGGGCGAGCTGAAAGGGGCAGCACAAGACCTCCAGGGCCCACCGAATGAGGCCAAGCTACACCTCCAACCTTCGCTCTTCCCTGTCCTGACTCTGTTAGCACAACTCCAGCCTGGTGTCCAAGACTTAACAGA AACTTTGTCAGACTTCCTGCCTCCTTTACTCCAGCTGTCTGCCAGTCCTATTTACAGTGTGAGAGTGATGGCCTCGAAGgctttggttgccatgactccCCCCTCAGAGTACATGAACATCCTCATCAAACTGACGGCTCAACTGCCCAGTCCACAGGAGCGCTGCTATCACAACCGGCTCCACGGACAGCTGCTGCAGATCAAAGCTATTCTAAAGAGAGCTCTCTGCACGGTCAG TGGCCCTTCAGCTGACCTGTGTGAGGTGCTGCGCCGGGTGGATACCTCAGTGTGGCTGGTGACTGAAGCTCAACGCTGCCCCCTAGTGAGGGCGGCCTACCTCGGAGTGGCAGACTCACTCAGAAGATTCTGCTGTGAGACCTACCTGTCAAAGCTCAGTGACACACTTGTGCATGACCTCCAGACCCCTCAACAGGAGCTTCAG GTCGGGTTGCCATCCTTCCATCAACAAGCCATCCACTTTCTGTGTGCAGATCTAAATTGGGCATGTCAAATCTGGGACAACTTTTCTGCAGCGAGCCCCGATCTCAGGCTCTCATTGGTCAcgtgggtggtggatgggtgggaTTCACAGCAGACCGGCCTGAGAGAGGTGATCCAGAGGGTGTTGCAG TCAAACCTGAGGGAGGCATTGTTGAGCCACAGTGTGGAGTACCGCAGGACCTACCTCGCAGCCCTGGTAGCAGTGATGGCCGGAGGTGATACTACTTTACATCAACATCTTCCTCAGTCGACCCCACTGGAGGAGCCAGTTCTGCCAGAGTGTCTGGATTTGTTGCTTGGGGACCTGGAGGACCAGCGAGGCGGGCCAGAGTTTCTGTCGCAGGCTCTGTATGCTGCTAGTCTGCTGCTTTCCCAGTGTTCAGActccag TCTAAAGATATCCGTGTTCCAGCGCTGGTGTAGCGTTTTGGAATGCCACCGGTCCCCAGACGCCCCTGAAGTGCTCAGGATGGCGTGTGCTGAAGCTCTGTGTGTGGCTGGAGTTCCTCTAATGAGCCGCAGCACTCCGCCTGCCATCATGATCAG GTCGATCAACACAGGCCTCTACTTGCTGCAGGACCAAAGCCAGCAGGTGAGGATGAAAGCGGCCTGTTTTACCTCCCTGCTGCGCCATGCGAGAAAAGGAGAAAGCCAGAGGAGCGTCTACCTTATGCAGGTCAACCAGGCTCTGCCGCTCCTACTGGACCTGCTGCTGGAGGAATGCTGGGATACTCCTGGCACACTGGAGGTGCTGCTGTGTCACCTGCCTCAGCCTGACCTCAGATCTGTGCTAAGAGAGGCCTCAGAGCCGACGGG GTGTTCCAGCCTGTACGAACAGGATGAGGCCAATGTGTTTGCAGAGCCCTCTGTGATGTGTGCACATGTGCTGCCTTACCTGCTGCAGATGGCTGAAAAATCCTCTGAATCCTCTGCTGTGGCACGGAGCCTGAGTGCATGGGCAGAGGAGAGTGCTGCACAGGTGCTAGACAGCCTTCGAGTCTGCAAAGAGCTCCAGCCAG CTGAGACATTGACCACGGCCTGGCTGGCTCTCCTCGTGGACCCCCGTTTCCACGGCACCCTGTGCAGCCTGTTCACCAGGGCTGCCTTTCTCCTCCGGCTGTTGAAAACATCTGATGATGTGCGACACCTTTATGATCCTTCAGCGCTGCACATGACTTTACAGGAAGTTTGTAGTCTGCTCAGTCCAAACGGTGTCCACTTCCCCTCTGCTGTAACAGCTGCTGTGGCTGGAGAGCTGCCACAATGA
- the tctn2 gene encoding tectonic-2, with protein MIVYFFYMFSCHVFIIDLLPFNMSSTSKPGPSFQRPVLSAPVLGSVYIQGSPIFLMNDQYFTVPQKVLGRCVNSAPVAFLRNFKVNCVTLLRSCPTGSPLQTLPTNLRTKVKNGQGGDVIVDVIDEVAIDTSQFISSTDASSDQGLVCENVTLALDYKFYWKGNGITSIRLTHTVGTITFNSSVTITTRYSAVFLNGEFMGEPNSGNPGYQAGRPVIAGIVDNLDSNTGSVQRTSINLWKPVSDGLCSTAETKPVLFGENSTSGCLLPVSQHNLTQCSLLRETVTSLQAALITATNVAKSGNPDPLTMTDWVNISFVTHNSSTTMEDTISSCHRVPSHQHIHVWSLITGMVEGIPQRDIRALQVSYILSPWALDCGGGDVSQCVDPMKTQLFPITSSVTFTDIPVNTGPPKTRFQINFTEYDCNRNDVCWPELAFPITKYYTGEPYSQSLAKGLILVFFFITASILGTPWRQIRQAWN; from the exons ATGATagtgtatttcttttatatgtttTCGTGTCATGTTTTCATCATTGATCTTTTGCCTTTTAACATGTCTAGCACATCTAAACCTGGCCCATCCTTCCAAAGGCCAGTTTTGTCAGCTCCAGTGCTAGGTAGTGTTTATATACAAGGAAGTCCCATTTTCTTAATGAATGACCAGTACTTCACTGTTCCCCAG AAGGTGCTCGGGCGGTGTGTAAACAGTGCTCCTGTAGCATTTTTGAGAAATTTCAAAGTCAACTGCGTAACTCTGCTTCGCTCCTGTCCAACTGGATCTCCCTTACAGACACTACCAACAAATTTGAGGACTAAAGTGAAGAATGGGCAAGGGG GTGATGTTATAGTGGATGTAATTGATGAAGTGGCCATTGACACGAGCCAGTTCATTTCAAGCACAGATGCCTCTTCAG ATCAGGGACTAGTCTGTGAGAACGTGACCTTAGCGCTGGATTACAAATTCTACTGGAAAGGAAATGGCATCACGAGTATCAGACTGACTCACACTGTTGGGACTATCACTTTCAATAGTAGTG TTACCATAACTACAAGGTATTCTGCCGTGTTTCTAAATGGAGAATTCATGGGTGAGCCCAACTCAGGGAACCCAG GTTATCAGGCGGGAAGGCCTGTTATTGCTGGAATTGTGGACAATTTGGACAGTAATACAGGCTCAGTACAGAGGACGTCAATCAATCTTTGGAAACCAG TGAGTGATGGACTCTGTTCCACTGCTGAGACGAAACCAGTTCTGTTTGGGGAGAATTCAACATCAGGATGTCTGCTACCTGTCAGCCAACACAATCTGACTCAGTGTAGTCTCCTGAG AGAGACTGTTACTTCTCTCCAGGCTGCTTTGATTACAGCCACAAATGTGGCAAAGAGTGGAAACCCAGATCCTCTAACTATGACAGACTGGGTGAACATATCCT TTGTGACACATAACTCAAGCACAACTATGGAAGATACCATAAGTTCATGTCACAGGGTTCCATCCCACCAGCATATCCATGTTTGGAGTCTTATTACTGGCATGGTAGAAGGCATACCTCAAAGGGATATCCGGGCTTTGCAAGTCAG CTACATCCTGTCTCCCTGGGCATTGGATTGTGGAGGAGGTGATGTCTCTCAATGTGTGGACCCAATGAAGACTCAGTTGTTTCCAATCACCTCCTCAGTCACCTTTACTGACATTCCTGTCAACACAGGACCACCAAAAACCAG gTTTCAGATCAACTTTACAGAGTATGACTGTAACAGGAATGATGTGTGTTGGCCTGAGCTCGCCTTCCCCATCACCAAGTATTACACAG GTGAGCCATATTCTCAGTCGCTGGCTAAGGGACTTATCTTAGTTTTCTTCTTTATCACTGCCTCGATTCTTGGAACTCCATGGAGACAAATCCGACAGGCGTGGAACTAG